One segment of Deltaproteobacteria bacterium DNA contains the following:
- a CDS encoding MFS transporter: MPWPVRYKVVGLLFLSTIINYADRVNISVAGADIMRETGWDKVQFGFALSAFLLGYALFQFPGGLIADRKSPRKVLAFSCLGFSLFTALTPFGQTSFALLLVLRFLVGACESASIPALAVFNSHWVPRQEFGRAQTVSISGTSIGQMLAYPTTTWLIQMFSWPVVFYFNAAVGFLWATAWLLYTTDTPREHPKTTAAEVEYIEAHMLTTTSHGRPSFWSILATPSVLLLCVAYMLYAFIAWIFILWFPTYLVEVRGFSRMAMGGVGMLPTFGGFLGMITGGAISDWFLRNGYGARVARARFPGFCTALAMPLLLSAVLVPSAILSIAFFVLFYFVFSLSVSGFWSMPLELAPRAVGAVGGVMNTMGNFAGVFGPTIAGLIITYTSSWVTLFYLAAGCGLVSGAVFMSFVKTDPIIIKGVETTGDEESGAARMGLGH, translated from the coding sequence ATGCCATGGCCGGTCCGCTATAAAGTCGTCGGACTGCTGTTCCTGAGCACCATCATCAACTATGCGGATCGGGTGAACATCTCGGTGGCCGGGGCGGACATCATGCGCGAGACCGGGTGGGACAAAGTGCAGTTCGGCTTTGCCCTGTCCGCTTTTCTGCTCGGGTATGCCTTGTTCCAATTCCCCGGCGGCTTGATCGCAGACCGCAAGAGTCCACGGAAAGTCCTGGCATTTTCCTGTCTCGGCTTTTCACTGTTCACTGCACTGACGCCCTTCGGACAGACCTCGTTCGCCCTGCTTCTCGTCTTGCGGTTTCTGGTCGGTGCGTGCGAATCCGCCAGCATACCGGCGTTGGCGGTGTTCAATTCCCACTGGGTGCCGCGTCAGGAATTCGGCCGGGCGCAAACCGTGAGCATCTCGGGCACCTCAATCGGTCAGATGCTGGCCTATCCGACCACAACGTGGCTCATTCAGATGTTTTCCTGGCCAGTGGTGTTTTACTTCAATGCGGCAGTCGGCTTCCTGTGGGCGACGGCATGGCTGTTGTACACAACCGATACCCCGCGCGAACATCCCAAGACCACGGCCGCCGAGGTCGAGTACATCGAAGCGCACATGCTCACGACCACCTCGCATGGGCGACCCTCGTTCTGGTCCATCCTTGCCACTCCTTCCGTACTCCTGCTCTGTGTGGCGTACATGCTCTACGCCTTTATCGCCTGGATCTTTATTCTGTGGTTTCCGACCTATCTTGTCGAAGTGCGAGGATTCTCCCGTATGGCCATGGGTGGGGTCGGAATGCTGCCGACATTCGGCGGCTTCTTAGGCATGATCACCGGAGGGGCGATTTCGGATTGGTTCTTACGCAACGGTTATGGCGCGCGAGTGGCACGGGCGCGGTTCCCCGGATTCTGTACCGCACTGGCTATGCCGCTGCTGCTCTCCGCCGTGCTCGTGCCTTCGGCGATCTTGTCCATCGCCTTCTTCGTACTCTTCTATTTTGTCTTCTCTCTGTCCGTGTCGGGATTTTGGAGCATGCCGTTGGAACTCGCGCCACGCGCAGTCGGCGCGGTGGGTGGAGTCATGAACACGATGGGGAATTTCGCCGGCGTCTTCGGGCCGACAATTGCCGGCCTCATCATCACCTACACCAGCAGCTGGGTCACGCTTTTTTATCTCGCCGCCGGGTGCGGCCTTGTCAGCGGCGCCGTGTTCATGTCGTTCGTCAAAACCGATCCGATCATCATTAAAGGAGTGGAGACGACCGGCGACGAGGAAAGCGGCGCGGCGCGGATGGGACTAGGACATTGA